A stretch of Litorilinea aerophila DNA encodes these proteins:
- the glgB gene encoding 1,4-alpha-glucan branching protein GlgB: MTSEQKSAQERTSPQSTVNPTEIEAIVGGYHGAAFSVLGPHVVTVDGKTCVAIRAFRPLDVAVTVLRPDRGERQEMVRIHPAGFFEAIFPEEQAPFVYQLLLRDPQGGEHLIEDPYRFPPFLTDFDLYLHGEGNFLRSYEKLGAQMCTREGVPGVNFAVWAPNALRVSVIGPFNGWDDRMHPMRCHEGAGIWEIFIPHLPEGMHYKYSIKSRFMGYQVDKSDPYAFYAEVRPSTDSRVWNINKYQWHDEEWLASRPQRQALDQPLNIYEVHLGSWRRVPETNGFLSYRDLAHQLVDYAQKMGYTHIELLPITEHPLDASWGYQTTGYFAPTSRFGTPDDFMYFVDYCHQHQIGVILDWVPAHFPRDAHGLAFFDGTHLYEHADPRQGEQRDWGTKVFNFGRNEVRNFLLSSALFWLKKYHLDGLRVDAVASMLYLDYSRKEGEWIPNRYGGRENLEAIDFLRRFNEVSHEEAPGILTIAEESTAWPMVSRPTYMGGLGFDLKWNMGWMHDTLSYFQKDPLYRRYHQNEITFSLVYAFHENFVLPLSHDEVVHLKRSLLDKMPGDAWQKFANLRSLYAYMTAHPGKMLLFMGGEFGQWAEWSEAKSLDWHLLEHPPHQQLQRFVADLNHLYRAEPALHQVDFSWEGFDWIDFNDAEHSVISFVRRARDPQDLVVVVCNFTPVPRHDYRVGLPMLGTYREILNSDWTQYGGSGVGNPEPIVAEAMPWQRCNYSALLNLPPLGVIYLKP, from the coding sequence ATGACGTCCGAGCAGAAGAGCGCCCAGGAGAGGACTTCGCCCCAGTCTACAGTGAACCCGACAGAGATAGAGGCCATCGTCGGTGGCTATCATGGCGCGGCTTTTTCCGTCTTGGGGCCCCACGTGGTCACGGTAGATGGGAAGACCTGTGTGGCCATCCGCGCCTTCCGCCCTCTGGACGTGGCGGTCACCGTCCTGCGTCCGGATCGGGGCGAGCGCCAGGAGATGGTGCGGATCCATCCGGCCGGCTTCTTTGAGGCCATTTTCCCAGAGGAGCAGGCGCCCTTCGTCTATCAACTGCTGCTCCGAGATCCCCAGGGCGGTGAGCACCTCATTGAGGACCCCTATCGCTTCCCGCCCTTTCTAACCGACTTTGACCTGTACCTCCATGGGGAGGGGAATTTCCTGCGCAGCTACGAGAAGCTCGGCGCACAGATGTGCACCCGGGAGGGGGTCCCGGGGGTGAACTTTGCCGTGTGGGCGCCCAATGCCCTGCGGGTGAGCGTCATCGGGCCATTCAACGGCTGGGACGACCGCATGCACCCCATGCGCTGCCACGAGGGGGCCGGCATCTGGGAGATCTTCATCCCTCACCTGCCCGAGGGCATGCACTACAAGTACTCCATCAAGTCTCGTTTCATGGGCTACCAGGTGGACAAATCCGATCCCTACGCTTTCTACGCTGAGGTTCGCCCCAGCACCGACTCCCGGGTTTGGAACATCAACAAATACCAGTGGCATGACGAGGAATGGCTGGCCTCTCGGCCCCAACGGCAGGCCCTGGATCAGCCCCTCAATATCTATGAAGTCCACCTGGGGAGCTGGCGCCGGGTGCCGGAGACCAATGGTTTTCTCAGCTACCGGGATTTGGCCCATCAGCTGGTGGACTATGCCCAAAAAATGGGGTACACCCACATCGAACTTCTGCCCATCACGGAGCACCCTCTGGACGCTTCCTGGGGATACCAGACGACCGGCTATTTTGCCCCCACCAGCCGCTTCGGTACGCCGGACGACTTCATGTACTTCGTGGACTACTGCCACCAGCACCAGATCGGCGTAATCCTGGACTGGGTGCCGGCCCACTTCCCCCGGGACGCCCATGGCCTGGCCTTCTTCGACGGCACCCACCTCTACGAACACGCCGATCCCCGCCAGGGGGAGCAGCGGGATTGGGGCACCAAGGTCTTCAACTTTGGCCGCAACGAAGTGCGCAATTTCCTGTTGAGCAGCGCCCTCTTCTGGCTCAAGAAGTATCACCTGGACGGCCTGCGGGTGGATGCGGTGGCGTCCATGTTGTATCTGGACTACAGCCGCAAGGAGGGCGAATGGATCCCCAACCGCTATGGCGGGCGGGAAAACCTGGAAGCCATCGACTTCCTGCGCCGCTTCAACGAAGTCTCCCACGAGGAGGCGCCGGGGATCCTCACCATTGCCGAGGAGAGCACCGCCTGGCCCATGGTCTCCCGGCCTACCTACATGGGTGGCCTGGGCTTCGACCTCAAGTGGAACATGGGGTGGATGCACGATACCCTTTCCTACTTCCAGAAGGATCCCCTCTACCGGCGATATCACCAGAACGAGATCACCTTCAGCCTGGTCTATGCCTTCCACGAAAATTTCGTCCTTCCCCTGAGCCACGACGAGGTGGTCCATCTGAAGCGCTCCCTGCTGGACAAGATGCCCGGGGATGCCTGGCAGAAGTTCGCCAATCTCCGCTCCCTCTACGCGTACATGACCGCCCATCCCGGCAAGATGTTGCTCTTTATGGGCGGGGAGTTCGGCCAGTGGGCCGAGTGGAGCGAAGCCAAGAGTCTGGACTGGCACCTGCTGGAGCATCCGCCCCATCAGCAGCTCCAGCGTTTTGTGGCCGATCTCAACCACCTCTACCGGGCCGAGCCCGCCCTGCACCAGGTGGATTTCAGTTGGGAGGGCTTCGACTGGATCGATTTCAACGACGCGGAGCACTCCGTTATCAGCTTCGTCCGCCGGGCGCGAGACCCCCAGGACCTGGTGGTGGTCGTGTGCAATTTCACCCCCGTTCCCCGGCACGACTATCGGGTTGGGCTTCCCATGTTGGGCACCTATCGGGAGATCTTGAACAGCGACTGGACCCAGTACGGCGGCAGTGGGGTGGGCAACCCAGAGCCCATCGTGGCCGAGGCTATGCCCTGGCAACGGTGCAACTACTCGGCCCTGCTGAACCTGCCACCGCTGGGTGTGATTTATCTCAAACCATGA
- a CDS encoding ATP-binding response regulator: MSILKRKQPLILVVEDNPDVKLAICDILEAYGYQVRSATNGIEALEILRQIRPDVILCDIMMPGMDGYSLLQHTRSDTELRTLPFIFLTGLTSTVDQRRAKDIGVEDYLTKPFNNNDLILAIRNALRRHQIMEEEMQRQMDLLRNQIVGILQHEFRTPLTFVMGWAEYLQDTLAEEPELDLENVRTSAAAILEGGRRLQRLIESFLLLSDLQNRRLQPEEVEVVNALDLWREAQVNLQEKIQETGMEVQILPENADAQVSVDPHLLINALTRLLDNALAYRREDSRHVWLSVVTMPRYIGLRIQDEGWGIPEARIPHLLHPFSRNQQEEWQVSSTGVGLSLALVHHIALSHGGSLEIESTVGEGSTFTLWLPDVISPPADDTEDTDGQA, from the coding sequence ATGTCGATCCTGAAGCGCAAGCAGCCCCTCATCCTGGTGGTGGAGGATAACCCAGACGTCAAGCTGGCCATCTGTGACATCCTGGAGGCCTACGGCTACCAGGTTCGTTCTGCCACCAATGGCATCGAAGCCCTGGAGATCCTGCGCCAGATCCGGCCGGATGTCATCCTCTGCGACATCATGATGCCGGGCATGGATGGCTATTCGTTGCTCCAGCATACCCGTTCGGATACGGAGCTGCGCACCCTGCCCTTCATCTTTCTCACAGGGCTGACCTCCACCGTCGACCAGCGCCGGGCCAAGGATATCGGCGTGGAAGACTACCTGACCAAGCCCTTCAACAACAACGACCTGATCCTGGCCATCCGCAACGCGCTGCGCCGCCACCAGATCATGGAAGAAGAGATGCAGCGCCAGATGGATCTGCTGCGCAATCAGATCGTGGGCATCCTGCAGCACGAGTTTCGTACGCCCCTCACCTTTGTCATGGGCTGGGCTGAATATCTGCAGGATACCCTGGCCGAGGAGCCCGAGCTGGATCTGGAAAACGTGCGGACCTCGGCAGCAGCCATCCTGGAAGGCGGCCGTCGCCTGCAGCGACTCATCGAAAGTTTCCTCCTCCTCTCCGACCTGCAGAACCGCCGCCTCCAGCCAGAGGAGGTGGAAGTAGTCAACGCCCTGGATCTCTGGCGAGAAGCCCAGGTCAACCTGCAGGAAAAAATTCAGGAAACGGGCATGGAGGTGCAGATCCTGCCGGAAAACGCCGACGCCCAGGTGAGCGTGGATCCCCACCTGCTGATCAACGCCCTGACCCGCCTGTTGGACAACGCCCTGGCCTACCGTCGGGAGGATTCCCGCCACGTCTGGCTGTCGGTGGTCACCATGCCCCGCTACATCGGCCTGCGCATCCAGGACGAGGGATGGGGGATCCCCGAGGCGCGGATCCCCCACCTCCTCCATCCCTTCAGCCGCAACCAACAGGAGGAGTGGCAGGTCTCTTCCACCGGTGTCGGGTTGAGCCTGGCCCTGGTCCACCACATCGCCCTCTCCCACGGCGGCAGCCTGGAGATCGAGAGCACGGTGGGGGAAGGCAGCACCTTCACCCTGTGGCTGCCGGACGTGATTTCTCCACCCGCTGACGACACCGAGGACACCGACGGCCAGGCATGA
- the nagA gene encoding N-acetylglucosamine-6-phosphate deacetylase, whose translation MASNHELFITHAMVPAEFLPAPQASSLPGFGPGFVHIRQGQIVSVNVPGAAAPPRGVRRLNAEGCILLPGLIDVHVHGAMGHDTMDATPEALAAMARFFAAHGVTAFLATTMTASAEATLAAVRAAADYCRGPQEPGGARLLGVHLEGPFISPEFPGAQRADQIRPPDLAEFDALCQAGPVRMITLAPEQPGAKALIAAARRRQIVAVAGHTSATYEECLAGIEAGITQATHTYNAMTGLHHRRPGTLGAVLSDDRVYAQLIADNIHVHPAAMKILARCKGPSRTVLITDAMRAAGLPPGQYDLGGQMVTVQDNQCRLADGTLAGSVLTLERGLAHFTAASGLDLAQSWPAASRTPAQSLGLDHELGAIAVGYRADLVLLDGELNVVATLVDGQVAYLQDEARLE comes from the coding sequence ATGGCATCGAACCACGAATTGTTCATCACCCATGCCATGGTGCCGGCCGAATTCCTGCCGGCTCCTCAGGCATCGTCATTGCCGGGCTTCGGTCCCGGATTCGTGCACATCCGCCAGGGGCAGATCGTCTCTGTGAATGTCCCCGGGGCAGCAGCGCCGCCCCGGGGCGTGCGCCGCCTAAACGCTGAAGGTTGCATCCTCCTCCCCGGCCTGATCGACGTCCACGTCCACGGCGCCATGGGGCACGACACCATGGACGCCACCCCGGAAGCCCTGGCCGCCATGGCCCGCTTTTTCGCTGCCCACGGGGTGACGGCCTTTCTGGCCACCACCATGACCGCTTCGGCCGAGGCCACCCTGGCCGCGGTGCGGGCGGCAGCGGACTACTGCCGGGGTCCCCAGGAACCCGGCGGCGCGCGGCTGTTGGGCGTCCACCTGGAAGGCCCCTTCATCAGCCCGGAGTTTCCCGGTGCCCAGCGGGCCGACCAGATCCGGCCGCCCGACCTGGCAGAGTTCGACGCCCTGTGCCAGGCCGGCCCTGTGCGTATGATCACCCTGGCGCCCGAGCAGCCGGGTGCCAAAGCCCTCATCGCCGCGGCACGTCGCCGGCAGATTGTGGCTGTGGCGGGGCATACCAGCGCTACTTACGAGGAGTGCCTGGCCGGGATCGAGGCCGGCATCACCCAGGCCACCCACACCTACAACGCCATGACCGGCCTGCACCATCGCCGCCCCGGCACCCTGGGTGCGGTTTTGAGCGATGATCGGGTGTACGCCCAGCTCATCGCGGACAATATCCACGTGCACCCGGCGGCCATGAAGATCCTGGCCCGCTGCAAGGGCCCGTCCCGCACGGTCCTCATCACCGACGCCATGCGGGCCGCGGGCCTACCCCCAGGCCAGTATGACCTGGGGGGCCAGATGGTAACCGTGCAGGATAACCAGTGTCGGCTGGCCGACGGCACCCTGGCCGGCAGCGTCCTCACCCTGGAGCGGGGTCTGGCCCACTTCACGGCCGCCAGCGGCCTGGATCTGGCCCAGAGCTGGCCCGCGGCCAGCCGTACGCCGGCCCAGTCCCTGGGGTTGGACCACGAATTGGGGGCCATCGCGGTGGGGTATCGGGCGGATCTGGTCTTGTTGGATGGGGAGCTGAACGTGGTGGCCACCCTGGTGGATGGTCAGGTGGCCTATCTGCAGGATGAGGCGCGCCTGGAGTAG
- the mvk gene encoding mevalonate kinase, with protein sequence MTTATAPGKIILVGEHAVVYGRPAIAAPVWGVVATAHIQERGEETAGEHGCVIVARDVGLTLRLRDAPPDQPLACVVRRTLQALALPPDPNWRIELTSQLPIAGGMGSGAALSAALVRAIFQHVGRAPTPEEVSGLVYVSEELYHGTPSGIDNTVVAWGQPIWFVRGQPPEVIRPGRAFTVAIAMSGIPSPTRETVAHVRSRWQQDRARYEGWFDAIGELAVAARRAIEAGDVTALGSLFDDNQALLARLEVSSPPLERLIQAAREAGALGAKLSGGGRGGNIIALVDPDRAKAVKKALVAAGATQVVITTVGGAES encoded by the coding sequence ATGACGACAGCAACAGCGCCTGGCAAGATCATCCTCGTGGGCGAACATGCGGTGGTCTATGGCCGGCCGGCCATCGCCGCGCCGGTCTGGGGGGTGGTGGCCACAGCCCATATCCAGGAGCGCGGCGAGGAGACAGCGGGGGAGCACGGCTGCGTGATCGTGGCTCGGGACGTGGGGTTAACCCTGCGCCTGCGGGATGCGCCGCCGGATCAGCCCCTGGCCTGTGTGGTCCGCAGGACCCTTCAGGCCCTGGCCTTACCCCCTGACCCCAACTGGCGCATCGAGCTGACCAGCCAGTTGCCCATTGCCGGGGGCATGGGAAGCGGCGCTGCCCTCAGCGCCGCCCTGGTGCGGGCCATCTTCCAGCATGTGGGCCGGGCCCCCACGCCGGAGGAGGTCAGCGGGTTGGTCTATGTCAGCGAGGAGCTGTACCACGGCACACCCAGCGGCATCGACAATACGGTGGTGGCCTGGGGCCAGCCCATCTGGTTTGTGCGCGGCCAGCCGCCAGAGGTCATCCGGCCAGGTAGGGCTTTCACGGTGGCCATTGCCATGAGCGGCATTCCCAGCCCCACCCGGGAGACGGTGGCCCATGTTCGCAGCCGCTGGCAGCAGGATCGGGCTCGCTATGAAGGCTGGTTCGATGCCATCGGTGAGCTGGCGGTGGCAGCCCGGCGGGCCATTGAGGCCGGCGACGTGACAGCTTTGGGGTCGCTATTCGACGACAACCAGGCGTTGCTGGCTCGCCTGGAGGTGAGTTCACCACCCCTGGAGCGGTTGATCCAGGCAGCCCGGGAGGCTGGTGCACTGGGCGCCAAACTCAGCGGCGGCGGGCGAGGGGGGAACATTATCGCCCTGGTGGATCCAGATCGGGCGAAGGCAGTCAAGAAGGCCCTCGTGGCCGCCGGCGCCACTCAGGTTGTAATCACGACGGTTGGAGGGGCGGAATCTTGA
- a CDS encoding aminotransferase class V-fold PLP-dependent enzyme: MRALTDRWRDEFPGLSHTTYLNTCSLGQLSRRSRTAVYQFLELWMRYGASAWYETWTGEVAEARARFARLIHAQPHEVALLPNISVALSVIASSLDYRQRPEVVLTEMDFPTLPYQWLAREREGARVRFLPSPDRISVPLTAFADAIGPQTALVATSHVFFTSGWIQDMTAVSALAHMHGALSLFDGYQAAGQIPVDVKAADVDIYLSGGLKWLLGGPGVVFMYVKESLIERLEPTTTGWFASENMFQFDPYHFDRARDARRFETGTPAMAAVYAANAGMGIIEEIGVDSVRARTQELVATLVGELRAAGFQPRVPDDLERHGGIVMVPLADPPSVVQALARQYNIIVDARPGALRISPYFYNTEEELRYLVDSLVTILAQSPSTQQPS, encoded by the coding sequence ATGCGCGCCTTGACCGACCGCTGGCGGGACGAATTCCCCGGCCTCAGCCACACCACCTACCTGAACACCTGCTCCCTGGGCCAATTGAGCCGGCGCAGCCGGACCGCGGTGTACCAGTTCCTGGAGCTCTGGATGCGCTATGGCGCCAGCGCCTGGTATGAGACGTGGACCGGGGAAGTGGCCGAGGCCCGGGCCCGTTTTGCCCGGCTGATCCATGCCCAGCCCCACGAAGTGGCCCTCCTGCCCAACATCAGCGTGGCCCTGAGCGTCATTGCCAGCAGCCTGGACTACCGGCAGCGGCCCGAAGTGGTGTTGACGGAGATGGACTTCCCCACCCTGCCCTACCAGTGGCTGGCCCGGGAACGGGAGGGCGCGCGGGTTCGCTTCCTCCCCTCACCAGACCGCATCAGCGTGCCCCTGACAGCCTTTGCCGACGCCATCGGTCCCCAGACGGCCCTGGTAGCCACCAGCCATGTCTTCTTCACCAGCGGCTGGATCCAGGACATGACGGCCGTCAGCGCGCTGGCCCACATGCACGGCGCCCTCAGCCTCTTCGATGGCTATCAGGCGGCCGGCCAGATCCCCGTGGATGTCAAGGCCGCGGATGTGGACATTTACCTGAGCGGCGGCCTGAAGTGGCTGTTGGGCGGCCCGGGTGTGGTCTTCATGTACGTGAAGGAATCCCTGATCGAACGGCTGGAGCCCACCACCACTGGCTGGTTCGCCAGCGAAAACATGTTCCAGTTCGACCCTTACCACTTTGACCGCGCGAGGGATGCCCGCCGCTTCGAGACGGGCACGCCCGCCATGGCGGCGGTCTACGCGGCCAACGCCGGCATGGGCATCATCGAGGAAATTGGTGTGGATTCGGTCCGTGCCCGGACCCAGGAACTGGTCGCCACCCTGGTGGGGGAGCTGCGGGCGGCCGGGTTCCAGCCCCGGGTGCCGGACGACCTGGAGCGTCATGGGGGCATCGTCATGGTGCCCCTGGCGGATCCGCCGTCCGTGGTCCAGGCGCTGGCCCGCCAGTACAACATCATCGTGGATGCCCGTCCCGGCGCCCTGCGCATCAGCCCCTATTTCTACAACACCGAAGAGGAGCTCCGCTACCTGGTGGACAGCCTGGTGACCATCCTGGCCCAATCGCCATCAACCCAACAGCCATCATGA
- a CDS encoding glycerophosphodiester phosphodiesterase: MAHLPLIFAHRGASAAAPENTLPAFARALELGSDGIELDVQCSKDGRLVVIHDFEVDKTTGAHGRVREFTAAELARMDAGSHFNPAFAGTGIPLLDDVLDLVGDRCLINVEIKSLDPMGGDEVDLLAALIRQRNLYDQVIVSSFNPISLIKMRWSDARVRLGLLYGRELPPYLQQAWLSPIIRPEALHPHFSLVNEGTMEHARAHGCAVNVWTVNDVAEARRLAALGVDSIITDVPDQIRAGLRAAA; this comes from the coding sequence ATGGCCCATCTTCCCCTCATTTTCGCCCACCGGGGTGCCAGCGCGGCGGCACCCGAAAACACCCTGCCGGCCTTTGCCCGGGCCCTGGAGCTGGGCAGCGACGGCATCGAGCTAGACGTCCAGTGCAGCAAGGACGGGCGGCTGGTGGTCATCCATGACTTCGAGGTGGACAAAACGACCGGCGCGCATGGACGGGTGCGGGAGTTCACCGCTGCCGAGCTGGCCCGCATGGACGCGGGCAGCCACTTCAACCCCGCCTTTGCCGGCACCGGCATTCCCCTCCTGGACGACGTCCTGGATCTGGTGGGCGACCGCTGCCTGATCAACGTGGAGATCAAAAGCCTGGATCCCATGGGCGGCGATGAGGTGGATCTGCTGGCCGCCCTGATCCGCCAGCGCAATCTCTACGACCAGGTGATCGTCTCGTCCTTCAACCCCATCTCCCTGATCAAAATGCGCTGGAGCGATGCCCGGGTGCGCCTGGGGCTGCTCTACGGCCGAGAGTTGCCCCCCTACCTGCAGCAGGCCTGGCTCAGCCCTATCATCCGGCCCGAAGCGCTCCATCCCCACTTCAGCCTGGTCAACGAAGGCACCATGGAGCATGCCCGTGCCCACGGCTGTGCCGTCAACGTCTGGACGGTCAACGACGTGGCGGAGGCCCGCCGTCTGGCTGCCCTGGGGGTGGACAGCATCATCACCGACGTGCCGGATCAGATTCGGGCGGGATTGCGGGCGGCGGCGTAA
- a CDS encoding restriction endonuclease — MASVSYDFRPPQWRPPDQLYSQTAALVAGTLLWCGLYGWIGWHLWHDRFPLANRLNLALMLGCIGLGVAIALGWRTTLQRWRARWRSTAWPALNLEQLQRLSPSEFEEYVAQRIFARQGYRVHNTPDVRDGGIDILVFDERGRQAVVQCKRYRGTVGEAVVRDLYGTMIHAGAAQAYLVTTGQVSEAARRWAAGKPIGLIDGPLLVRLAQAEPVSIPASPASLER, encoded by the coding sequence ATGGCATCCGTGAGCTATGACTTCCGGCCTCCCCAATGGCGTCCCCCGGATCAACTGTACAGTCAGACTGCCGCCCTGGTGGCCGGAACCCTACTCTGGTGTGGGCTCTACGGCTGGATCGGCTGGCACCTTTGGCACGACCGCTTTCCCCTGGCGAACCGGCTCAACCTGGCGCTGATGCTGGGCTGCATCGGCCTGGGGGTGGCCATCGCCCTGGGCTGGCGGACGACGTTGCAACGGTGGCGGGCGCGCTGGCGTTCCACGGCCTGGCCGGCCCTCAATCTGGAACAGCTCCAGCGCCTCTCGCCCTCGGAATTCGAAGAGTACGTGGCCCAGCGTATCTTTGCCCGCCAGGGTTACCGGGTCCACAACACGCCGGATGTGCGCGATGGTGGGATCGATATCCTGGTCTTCGACGAACGAGGCCGTCAGGCCGTTGTCCAGTGTAAGCGCTATCGGGGTACCGTGGGCGAGGCGGTGGTGCGGGATCTGTACGGCACCATGATCCACGCCGGCGCCGCCCAGGCCTACCTGGTCACGACCGGTCAGGTCAGCGAAGCGGCCCGCCGGTGGGCCGCGGGCAAGCCCATCGGCCTCATCGATGGCCCCCTGTTGGTTCGGCTGGCCCAGGCCGAACCGGTTTCCATCCCTGCTTCTCCAGCAAGCCTTGAGAGGTGA
- a CDS encoding metal-sulfur cluster assembly factor produces MENQLTPELCREYLKAVIDPEIYQNIVDLGLVYDIQVDEGNGVVVTMTLTTPHCPMGPQIIENVEQTLRSKGASAVQVNIVWEPMWTPAAMTEELQRELGLLEEPEPEPELAIELPPPPPPKKKGLIRRLLGL; encoded by the coding sequence ATGGAGAACCAACTAACCCCAGAGCTGTGCCGCGAGTACTTGAAGGCGGTCATCGATCCCGAGATCTACCAGAACATCGTCGACCTGGGATTGGTCTACGACATTCAGGTGGATGAGGGCAACGGGGTGGTGGTGACCATGACCCTGACCACGCCCCATTGCCCCATGGGCCCCCAGATCATCGAAAACGTGGAACAGACCCTGCGGAGCAAAGGAGCCAGCGCGGTCCAGGTCAACATCGTCTGGGAACCCATGTGGACGCCCGCGGCCATGACCGAAGAACTCCAGCGGGAATTGGGCCTGCTGGAGGAGCCAGAACCGGAGCCGGAGCTGGCCATTGAGCTGCCTCCTCCCCCGCCGCCCAAGAAAAAAGGCCTGATTCGCCGCCTCTTGGGCCTCTGA
- the mce gene encoding methylmalonyl-CoA epimerase, which produces MFRRLDHVGIVVHDLEASIQTYCQQLGFTLLSRVSIPEQLVEAAFLDGGNSTIELIAPTDTTSGTARFLANRGEGTHHVCYEVDDIEAALKTLQERGLRLIDETPRRGVHGLVAFVHPKAAHGVMIELLQKDSHAH; this is translated from the coding sequence ATGTTTCGCAGACTCGACCATGTGGGCATCGTGGTCCACGACCTGGAGGCCAGCATCCAGACCTACTGCCAGCAGTTGGGTTTCACCCTCCTCAGCCGGGTCTCCATCCCCGAACAGCTGGTGGAGGCAGCCTTTCTGGATGGTGGCAACAGTACCATCGAACTGATCGCCCCGACGGATACGACCAGCGGCACCGCCCGCTTTCTGGCCAATCGGGGGGAGGGCACCCATCACGTCTGCTATGAGGTGGATGACATTGAGGCGGCCCTGAAGACCCTGCAGGAACGGGGCCTGCGCCTGATCGACGAAACGCCCCGCCGTGGCGTCCACGGGCTGGTGGCCTTCGTCCACCCCAAGGCCGCCCACGGCGTGATGATCGAATTGTTGCAGAAAGACAGCCACGCCCATTAG
- a CDS encoding acyl-CoA mutase large subunit family protein produces the protein MIDTKPAKLQTLKKAWQETVLAPQLQRYPERRARFTTSSDDIEVQPLYTPDDLGLHDEATAAYYLERLGFPGEYPYTRGVQPNMYRGRLWTMRQYAGFGTAQESNRRYKYLIEQGQTGLSVAFDLPTQIGYDADHDFAEGEVGKVGVSISSLQDMETLLDGIPLDRVSISMTINAPAAILLAMVIAVAKKQGVSLNQLRGTVQNDILKEYIARGTYIFPPAPSMRLITDIFRFCAAHVPKWNTISISGYHIREAGSTAVQEVAFTLANGIEYVKQAIRAGLNVDSFARQLSFFFNAHNNFLEEIAKFRAARRLWARIMRERFGAQNPDSWRLRFHTQTGGSTLTAQQPDNNIVRVTIQALAAVLGGTQSLHTNSKDEALALPTEKAVEIALRTQQIIAYESGVADTVDPLGGAYYIEWLTDEIERQATAYIQRIDELGGALQAVEEGFIQREIQEAAYRTQRAIEAGDQVVVGVNRFQTDEPPLDELLRVDESVREAQIQALADLRQRRDNGRVQAILQRIEAAARQPEALLMPLLIEAVECYATLGEICDALRRVFGEYTPESWI, from the coding sequence ATGATTGACACAAAACCGGCCAAACTCCAGACCCTGAAAAAAGCATGGCAGGAGACGGTCCTCGCCCCGCAACTTCAGCGCTACCCGGAACGGCGGGCCCGTTTCACCACCAGCAGCGACGATATCGAGGTCCAGCCCCTCTACACGCCGGACGACCTGGGGCTGCACGACGAAGCCACCGCGGCATACTACCTGGAACGGCTTGGCTTCCCCGGCGAATACCCCTACACCCGGGGCGTGCAGCCCAACATGTATCGGGGGCGTCTTTGGACCATGCGCCAGTACGCGGGCTTCGGCACGGCCCAGGAAAGCAACCGGCGCTACAAATACCTGATCGAGCAGGGGCAGACCGGTCTTTCGGTGGCCTTTGACCTGCCCACCCAGATCGGCTACGACGCGGACCACGACTTCGCCGAGGGGGAAGTGGGCAAGGTGGGCGTCTCCATCAGCAGCCTGCAGGACATGGAAACCCTGCTGGATGGCATCCCCCTGGACCGGGTCAGCATCAGCATGACCATCAACGCACCGGCCGCCATCCTGCTGGCCATGGTCATCGCCGTGGCCAAAAAGCAGGGCGTCTCCCTGAATCAACTGCGGGGCACCGTCCAGAACGATATCCTCAAGGAGTACATCGCCCGGGGCACCTACATCTTCCCCCCTGCCCCGTCCATGCGCCTGATCACGGACATCTTCCGTTTCTGCGCCGCCCACGTGCCCAAGTGGAACACCATTTCCATCAGCGGCTATCACATTCGAGAGGCGGGCAGCACCGCCGTCCAGGAGGTGGCCTTCACCCTGGCCAACGGCATCGAGTACGTGAAGCAGGCCATCCGGGCCGGCCTCAACGTGGACAGCTTTGCCCGGCAGCTCAGCTTCTTCTTCAACGCCCACAACAACTTCCTGGAGGAGATCGCCAAGTTCCGGGCGGCCCGGCGGCTGTGGGCCCGCATCATGCGGGAGCGCTTCGGCGCCCAAAACCCGGACAGCTGGCGACTGCGCTTCCACACCCAGACCGGCGGCAGCACCCTGACGGCCCAGCAGCCGGACAACAACATCGTCCGGGTCACCATCCAGGCCCTGGCCGCGGTCCTGGGCGGCACCCAGAGCCTGCATACCAACAGCAAGGACGAGGCCCTGGCTCTGCCCACCGAAAAGGCCGTGGAGATCGCGCTCCGCACCCAACAGATCATCGCCTACGAAAGCGGCGTAGCCGACACGGTGGATCCCCTGGGCGGGGCCTACTACATCGAGTGGCTCACCGACGAGATTGAACGCCAGGCCACTGCCTACATCCAGCGCATCGACGAACTGGGCGGCGCCCTGCAGGCCGTGGAGGAAGGTTTCATTCAGCGAGAGATCCAGGAGGCCGCCTATCGAACCCAGCGGGCCATCGAGGCAGGCGACCAGGTGGTGGTGGGCGTCAACCGATTCCAGACGGACGAGCCCCCGTTGGATGAACTGCTGCGGGTGGATGAAAGCGTCCGGGAAGCCCAGATCCAGGCCCTGGCCGACCTTCGGCAGCGCCGGGACAATGGCCGCGTCCAGGCCATCCTGCAGCGGATCGAGGCCGCGGCCCGGCAGCCGGAAGCCCTCCTGATGCCTCTCCTGATCGAGGCGGTGGAATGCTACGCCACCCTGGGCGAAATTTGTGACGCCCTGCGCCGGGTCTTCGGCGAATACACCCCGGAAAGCTGGATCTGA